One window from the genome of [Mycobacterium] stephanolepidis encodes:
- a CDS encoding DEAD/DEAH box helicase family protein produces the protein MRHEHTHQGGTPLTNFTFLGAADWPDIHSDCARAESYLTTDPRSSCIYARRAVEQLTARLYDVLALARPYQDDLSARINDAAFKARIGTPISHKLNLIRRAGNSAVHDQRPIAPQIALGVLRELHHVMVWAVFHHSAYPKAAPLNATFDPAAAANAAPLSRQEVAELTQKFEAQDAALAKQRGEKEELAAELAELREQVKAAQAANQQADVRDYSEAETRDTFIDLLLNEAGWPLEEDRDREHLVTGMPDGIGYVDYVLWGGNGLPMGIVEAKRTSKSPLAGQQQAKLYADCLEKITGQRPVIFYTNGFEHWLWDDAVGYAPREVQGFYTPDELELMVQRRQTRRSLEEAPIDTEIAGRHYQQRAIRAIDDVFTKRNREALLVMATGAGKTRTTVALVKQLMEAGWVKRVLFLADRNALVIQAINAFKRHLPNSNPVNLITEKDTEGRAYGCTYPSIMNLINDTSSGTRKFGPGYFDLVVIDEAHRSVYQKYRAIFDWFDSLLVGLTATPKDEVDHNTYRLFHLEDGVPTDAYGLDEAVDEGFLVPPAGISVGTKFLRNGIRYQDLTEDEKDEWDALDWGDDSDPPDGVDAEQLNRFLFNADTVDKVLAELMLNGHKIADGDRLGKTIIFAKNQAHAEFIAQRFDIQYPEHGGEFARVITHSVVQAQDLIDKFSVPEKAPHIAISVDMLDTGIDVPEVVNLVFFKLIRSRSKFWQMIGRGTRLRPDLFGPGQDKKNFYVFDFCRNLEFFSQDLPGVEGVLQKSLNQRLFETRLGLITALEPGEGPEPEPGTGTESERALRADTARQLHKIVSGMNLDNFLIRPHRKAVEEYGKWPSWTTISVEKASYVAEHLAALPSTEKDDDEEAKRFDLLILRRQLAQLEGDALAAERIREKVQDIASALLGKTSIPSVAKEQALLDDVAGDQWWVDVTLPMLELARRRLRDLVTFLDKAKKNAVYTDFQDELGEATLVDLPGITPGTNWSRFEAKARAHLKAKLDHVAVQRLRRNKQLTPDDLVSLEQILIDSGAGTPDDIAAAKERSHGLGLFIRSLVGLEREAVIGAFGKYLDGTLFTVEQIRFVNLIVNELTEAGVMEAARLYESPFSDYAPTGPETVFPHDDVENIINILKTVKNRAMPVSETA, from the coding sequence ATGCGTCATGAACATACTCACCAAGGGGGAACACCGTTGACCAACTTCACCTTCCTCGGCGCCGCCGACTGGCCTGACATCCATAGTGATTGCGCGCGCGCCGAAAGCTATCTGACCACCGATCCCCGATCGTCCTGCATCTATGCACGTCGGGCCGTTGAACAGTTGACCGCCCGGCTCTACGATGTGCTCGCTCTCGCGCGCCCCTACCAGGACGACCTGTCAGCCCGCATCAACGACGCCGCGTTCAAGGCGCGGATCGGCACACCAATCTCGCACAAGCTCAATCTGATTCGTCGTGCCGGAAACTCCGCCGTACATGACCAACGCCCCATCGCACCGCAGATAGCGCTCGGGGTATTACGCGAACTGCACCACGTGATGGTGTGGGCGGTGTTCCACCACTCGGCGTACCCCAAGGCCGCGCCGCTCAACGCGACCTTCGACCCCGCGGCCGCCGCCAATGCCGCTCCCCTGAGCCGTCAGGAGGTGGCCGAGCTCACCCAGAAATTCGAGGCGCAGGACGCGGCACTGGCCAAGCAACGCGGCGAAAAGGAAGAACTGGCAGCCGAACTCGCCGAACTCCGCGAGCAGGTCAAGGCGGCTCAGGCCGCAAACCAGCAGGCCGACGTTCGCGACTACTCCGAAGCCGAGACCCGCGACACCTTCATCGACCTCCTCCTCAACGAGGCCGGTTGGCCACTGGAGGAAGATCGCGACCGCGAACATCTGGTCACCGGAATGCCCGATGGCATCGGCTATGTCGACTACGTGCTGTGGGGTGGCAACGGCTTACCGATGGGAATCGTGGAGGCCAAACGCACTTCCAAGAGCCCATTGGCAGGGCAACAGCAGGCCAAGCTGTACGCAGACTGCCTAGAAAAGATTACCGGCCAACGACCGGTAATCTTCTACACCAATGGTTTTGAACATTGGCTGTGGGATGACGCCGTGGGTTACGCACCCAGGGAAGTCCAGGGCTTCTACACGCCCGACGAGTTGGAGCTGATGGTTCAGCGCCGCCAGACTCGGCGCTCGCTCGAAGAGGCTCCCATCGACACCGAGATCGCTGGCCGTCACTACCAGCAGCGCGCCATTCGCGCTATCGATGACGTCTTCACCAAAAGGAATCGTGAGGCGCTATTGGTCATGGCCACCGGAGCCGGCAAGACCCGCACAACCGTGGCTCTCGTCAAACAGCTCATGGAAGCCGGCTGGGTAAAGCGGGTGCTGTTCCTCGCCGATCGGAATGCACTGGTAATCCAGGCAATCAACGCCTTCAAGAGACATCTGCCCAATTCCAATCCGGTAAACTTGATCACCGAGAAGGACACCGAAGGCCGTGCCTACGGGTGCACGTACCCGTCGATTATGAACCTCATCAACGACACATCCTCGGGAACCAGGAAGTTCGGTCCGGGCTACTTCGATCTCGTGGTCATCGACGAGGCGCACCGTTCCGTGTATCAGAAATATCGGGCCATCTTCGACTGGTTCGACTCACTACTCGTCGGATTGACGGCCACCCCTAAGGACGAGGTGGATCACAACACCTACCGTCTCTTTCATCTGGAAGACGGCGTGCCCACCGACGCCTACGGCCTCGACGAGGCGGTCGATGAAGGATTCCTCGTTCCGCCCGCGGGGATTTCGGTGGGCACGAAGTTCCTTCGCAACGGCATCCGCTATCAGGACCTCACCGAGGACGAAAAGGATGAATGGGATGCGCTGGACTGGGGCGACGACTCCGACCCGCCCGATGGCGTAGATGCGGAGCAACTGAACCGCTTTCTGTTCAACGCCGACACTGTCGACAAGGTACTCGCCGAGCTGATGCTGAATGGGCACAAAATCGCCGACGGTGACCGCCTGGGCAAGACGATCATTTTCGCCAAAAATCAGGCGCACGCGGAGTTCATCGCCCAGCGATTCGACATCCAATACCCCGAGCACGGAGGCGAATTCGCGCGCGTAATCACCCACAGCGTCGTACAGGCGCAGGATCTCATCGACAAGTTCTCCGTCCCGGAGAAGGCTCCGCACATTGCCATCTCAGTGGACATGCTCGATACCGGTATCGATGTCCCGGAGGTCGTCAATCTGGTGTTCTTCAAACTCATCCGGTCAAGGAGCAAGTTCTGGCAGATGATCGGGCGAGGAACGCGACTGCGCCCCGATCTGTTCGGCCCGGGCCAGGACAAGAAAAACTTCTACGTGTTCGACTTCTGCCGCAACCTCGAATTCTTCAGCCAGGATCTGCCGGGAGTCGAAGGGGTTCTACAGAAGTCGCTCAATCAACGTCTGTTCGAGACGCGCCTAGGACTGATCACCGCGCTGGAACCCGGCGAAGGACCCGAGCCCGAGCCTGGGACAGGAACCGAATCCGAGCGCGCACTCCGCGCCGACACCGCGCGGCAGCTGCACAAAATCGTGTCCGGGATGAACCTCGACAACTTCCTGATCCGCCCGCACCGAAAGGCAGTCGAGGAGTACGGAAAGTGGCCATCGTGGACTACGATATCCGTCGAGAAGGCAAGCTATGTCGCTGAGCATCTCGCTGCGCTGCCCTCCACTGAGAAGGACGACGACGAAGAGGCCAAACGCTTTGATCTGCTGATCCTGCGCCGACAACTCGCCCAGCTCGAAGGCGATGCACTCGCGGCAGAACGTATACGCGAGAAAGTTCAGGACATCGCGTCCGCTCTGCTAGGCAAAACCAGCATCCCGTCCGTCGCCAAGGAACAGGCGCTGCTCGACGACGTGGCAGGCGATCAATGGTGGGTGGACGTCACGCTGCCGATGCTGGAATTGGCCCGCCGCCGCCTGCGCGATCTGGTGACGTTCCTAGACAAGGCCAAGAAGAACGCGGTGTACACGGACTTTCAGGACGAGCTGGGCGAGGCAACACTGGTTGATCTGCCCGGCATCACGCCAGGGACTAACTGGTCCCGATTCGAGGCCAAGGCCCGAGCGCACCTGAAGGCGAAACTCGATCACGTAGCAGTACAACGGCTTCGGCGAAACAAACAACTCACCCCTGACGATTTGGTGTCACTGGAACAGATACTCATCGACAGCGGAGCGGGCACGCCCGACGACATCGCCGCAGCCAAGGAACGCTCACACGGCCTCGGATTGTTCATACGCTCGCTGGTCGGGCTGGAACGTGAAGCTGTCATCGGAGCGTTCGGTAAGTATCTGGACGGCACGCTGTTCACCGTTGAGCAGATCCGGTTCGTCAACCTCATCGTCAACGAACTCACTGAAGCCGGTGTGATGGAAGCGGCGAGACTATATGAGTCGCCGTTCAGCGACTACGCGCCCACAGGCCCAGAGACAGTGTTTCCCCACGATGACGTCGAAAACATCATCAACATCCTCAAGACGGTGAAGAACCGCGCGATGCCGGTCAGCGAGACGGCATGA